Below is a window of Halolamina sp. CBA1230 DNA.
TGGCGTTCATCATCGGCTGGACGGCCGGCTACTTCGTGCTGCTCATCTTCCTCGCCGCCCAGATGCGGCGGTTCGGGAAGTACACCGCGCCGGACTTCGTCGGCGACCGCTTCAACTCCGACACCGCCCGCGCGCTGGGCGCGCTGACGACCATCCTGATCGGTTTCGTCTACTCGGTCGGGCAGGCCCGCGGGATGGGACTCGTGGGGCTGTACGTGTTCGGCACCGACTACGTGACGATGGTGCTGATCATGATGGCGATCACGGTCGCCTACCTCACCCTCTCGGGGATGATGGGCGCGACCAAGAACATGGCCGTCCAGTACGTCATCCTCATCGTCGCGTTCCTCGCGGCGGTGTACGTCGTCGGCTTCACCGGCGGCTACTCGACGGTCCTCCCGCAGATCGAGTACGGCGCGCTGATCAACGACCTCAACAGCGAGTTCTCCGAACCGTTCGCGAACTCCTCCTTTTTCCTCTGGATCGCGACCGCGTTCTCGCTGGTGTTCGGGACCTGTGGCTTGCCACACGTCCTCGTGCGGTTCTACACCGTCGAGAACGAGAAAGTCGCCCGCCAGTCGACGGTGTGGGGGCTCTTTTTCATCATGATCCTCTACTGGGGCGCGCCCGCGCTGGCGGCCTTTGGCGTCGACCTGTACGACGCCTCCCAGTACGGCCCGACGTACGCCGCCGACGGCGGGATGAGCGGCGGCGAGGGTGACCTGATCGTCGTGCTGGCCGCCCAGCTGTCGAACCTCCCGACGTGGTTCGTCGGCCTGGTCGCCGCCGGCGGGATCGCCGCCGCCATCGCGACGACTGCGGGGCTGTTCATCACCGCCTCCTCGGCCGTCAGCCACGACATCTACACCAACATCATCAACCCCGACGCCACCCAGCGCGAGCAGGTGCTCGTCGGCCGGGCGACGATCGTCGTCCTCGGCGCCATCGTCAGCGCGACCGCGCTCGACCCGCCCGCGCTGGTGGGCGAGCTGGTCGCGCTGGCGTTCTCGCTCGCGGCGATCGTGCTGTTCCCGATGTTCTTCCTCGGGCTCTGGTGGGAGAACACCAACCGCGAGGGCGCGCTCGCGGGCATGAGCGTCGGCCTGCTGATCTGGGTCGCCGCCGTGGTGAACGACCTGATCGTGCCGTTCAGCGAGCTGTACGGCCAGGTGTTCCCGGCGATCGGCGCCGCGCTCGTGGGCACGCCGATCGTGTTCGCGATCACCATCGTCGTCTCCAAGCTCACCGAGGAGCCACCCGAGGAGACCAAACGCATGGTCCGCCAGTGTCACAGTCCCGAACCGATGTCCCGACAGGAGAGCGCCGAAGACGTCGCGACCGACGGGGGCGAGACCCCCGCGGACGACTGATCCATGTACGACGACATCCTCGTGCCGACCGACGGAAGCGACACCGCCGAGGCCGCCGTGGACCGCGCGGTCGACCTCGCCGCGAAGTACGACGCGACCGTCCACGCGCTGTACGTCATCGACGTGGACGCGGTGAACTACTCGCTTGGCACCGAGCAGGTCGACCGCATCCGGCAGGGCCACCTCGACGACATGCCCGAGGTGAAGCAGGCGGCGAACGAGGCGACGAGCTACGTCGCCGACGCCGCCGCGGCCGCGGGCGTCCCCGCCGAGGAGCACGTCCGCGCCGGCCAGCCCGCGCTGGCCATCCGGAAAGCCATCGACGGACTCGGTGCCGACATCGTGGTGATGGGGAGCCACGGCCGCTCGGGTATCTCGCGGGCGCTGCTGGGCAGCGTCGCCGAGAAGGTGCTCCGGAAGACGAGGATCCCCGTGCTCGTGGTCGACGCACGAGGGGAGGAGTGATCCGCGAGCGGCGCTGAGCCGCGCCGCCCCACCGGCGCCGAAACGCACGTATCGTTCGGCCGCCTAGGCGGGGCATGGGCTACCCCGTCACCTACTACTGCCCGCGCTGTGGCGCCGTCCACGAACTCGAGCGCGAGGGGTATCTCGCCGACAAGACCGTCACCGCCTACCCGCTCGAGGGATGGAGCTACGTCGACCCCGACGAGCCGTTCGAGGACGAGGACGACGTCGACGGCGTCCGGATCGTCTGCGGTGCGGACGATGAACTGTTACTGACGGGCGAGGAACTGCCAGACGCCGCGGAGGCGCCCGACGCGGGCTGTGGCGAGCCGTTCTACCTCTCGTTCGTCCGGTTCGAGGCGGGCGAGGAGGTTCAGCCCGAGCGCGGCGACGACAGCGTCACCAT
It encodes the following:
- a CDS encoding VC_2705 family sodium/solute symporter translates to MSLDAASAAVLQSSELLPEALNISFKPIPAVLVIAMLALFLVVGYLFKVADTEGMWVAGRSIGNIENGMAIGANWMSAASFLGLAGLVALSGFYGLAFIIGWTAGYFVLLIFLAAQMRRFGKYTAPDFVGDRFNSDTARALGALTTILIGFVYSVGQARGMGLVGLYVFGTDYVTMVLIMMAITVAYLTLSGMMGATKNMAVQYVILIVAFLAAVYVVGFTGGYSTVLPQIEYGALINDLNSEFSEPFANSSFFLWIATAFSLVFGTCGLPHVLVRFYTVENEKVARQSTVWGLFFIMILYWGAPALAAFGVDLYDASQYGPTYAADGGMSGGEGDLIVVLAAQLSNLPTWFVGLVAAGGIAAAIATTAGLFITASSAVSHDIYTNIINPDATQREQVLVGRATIVVLGAIVSATALDPPALVGELVALAFSLAAIVLFPMFFLGLWWENTNREGALAGMSVGLLIWVAAVVNDLIVPFSELYGQVFPAIGAALVGTPIVFAITIVVSKLTEEPPEETKRMVRQCHSPEPMSRQESAEDVATDGGETPADD
- a CDS encoding universal stress protein, translated to MYDDILVPTDGSDTAEAAVDRAVDLAAKYDATVHALYVIDVDAVNYSLGTEQVDRIRQGHLDDMPEVKQAANEATSYVADAAAAAGVPAEEHVRAGQPALAIRKAIDGLGADIVVMGSHGRSGISRALLGSVAEKVLRKTRIPVLVVDARGEE